TTGGAAATATTGAAGTTGCTCAAAGACGCCCGTGTCTTCGGGGATGAAGTAGGGCTCGGACAGCAGCGCACGCAGATGGTCGACGCTGATTTCGTCCGATTCGTTGAGCAGGCCGATCGCCTTGCGCACGTGCAGGATGCCGACGATCTTGTTGATCTCGCCTTCGAATACCGGCAGCTTGTTGTGGTAGCAGGTGGTCAGCTCGAGCTTGATCTGCTCGATCGGCGCGTCCAGGTTGAGCGCCTCGACCTGGCTGCGCGGGGTCATGATGTCTTCGACCGAGATCTTTTCCAGATCGAACAGGTTGAGCAGGATGCTCTTGTGCTTTTGCGGAATGAACTGGCCGCCTTCCAGCACCACCGAGCGCAACTCTTCCAGCGACAGGCGATGCTGGTTGTGCGCATTCACGCCACGGATGCGCAGGATTTTCAAGAGCCCGTTGACGAACAGATTGACGAACCAGATCGCCGGCTTGGCCACGCTCATCAGGGGTTTGAGCACCCGGCTGCTCCCCAGCGAAATCCGCTCCGGGTAGGTCGCGCCGATGATTTTCGGCGAAATCTCGGCGAACACGATCAGCAGGAAGGCGACGACCGCGGTGGCGATCGTGATCACGCTTTCCTCATGGCCGAAGAACAGGATGGCGATGGCGGTGACCAGCGCGGTCGCCATGGCATTGATCAAGGTATTCGCAATCAGCACCAGGGAAAGCAGCTTGTCGGTGCGCTCGAGCAGCCAGAGGGTGGTAACGGCGCCGCGGTGGCCGCGCTTGGCCATGTGGCGCAGGCGGTACTTGTTGGCCGCCATCAGCGCGGTTTCGGCCATGGCGAAGAAGGCCGAACAGAGTATCAGGAGGGCGAGTGCAAGGATCAGCACCCAAAGCGGTACGGTTTCCAAGGCTCACCGTGAGAATCGTGCAAGGGAAGCTGACCGGAGCCAGCGCATCAGCCCGATTCTAAGTCAAGGGGAGGGGGCTTGCAAGTTTGGCCAGTCTGGCCAGGGGCGCACATGCCGCCCCCGGCCGCGCTGGTGGTATCAGCGCGCGTTGCCGGCAAGCGCGAGCGACAGCTGCGGGCGGCCGAGCATCGGGGCATCCAGCGCATGGTTCAGTTTGAACACCGCCAGCACCTCGGTCAGCTGGCCGGTCTGCTCGGTCAGCGACACCGCCGCCGCCGAGGCTTCCTCGACCAGCGCCGAGTTCTGCTGCGTCATCTCGTCCATGGCGCCGATCGCGCGCCCGATCTGCTCGATGCCATCGCTCTGGCGCTGGCTGGCTTGCGCGATCTCGGCCATGATGTCGTGCACCGTGCGTACCGAGGTCACGATCTGTTCCATCGTCGAGCCGGCTTCGTCGACCAGTACGGTGCCGGCGTTGATCTTGCTGACCGAGTCGCCGATCAATTGCTTGATCTCCTTGGCGGCGGCGGCCGAGCGCTGCGCCAGCGAGCGCACCTCGCTGGCCACGACCGCGAAACCGCGGCCCTGCTCGCCGGCGCGCGCGGCTTCCACGGCCGCGTTCAAGGCCAGGATATTGGTCTGGAAGGCGATGCCGTCGATGACCGAGATGATCTCGACGATCTGCTTGGCCGAATCGTTGATCGCGCCCATGGTGGCGACCACGTTGCCGACCACTTGGCCGCCGCGGGTGGCGACCTCGCTTGCCGACATGACCAGCTGGTTGGCCTGGCCGGCGCTGGCGGCGTTGGCGCGCACGGTGTCGGTCAGCGATTCCATGGCGCGCGTGGTGTGCTCCAGGCTGCCGGCCTGGGATTCGGTGCGGCTGGCCAGGTCGGCGTTGCCGCTGGCGATTTCGGAGCTGGCGGTGGAGATGGTCTCGGCCGAGGTCTTGATGTCGGCGACCATGCCCGACAGGCGCGCGCGCATGTCCTTCAGCGCAGCCAGCAGGCTGGCGTGGTCGTCGGCGTCGGTGCGGATCTCCATCGACAGGTCGCCGGCGGCGACGGCGCGCGTGATGTCGCGCGCATATTCCGGCTCGCCGCCCAGCTGCTGCCAGATGGTGCGCACCACGAACCACGAGACGATGGCCAGGGTCGCGATCACGATCAGGGCGGTAAGGATGGTGGCGGTGAGCACCCGGCGCACGCTGGTGGCGCTGCTGGCCAGTCCGTCCTTGAACTGGCGCTGGGTCAGTTCGGTGAATTTGGCGACGTCGCCGTTGAGCGTGGTC
This genomic stretch from Massilia sp. 9096 harbors:
- a CDS encoding methyl-accepting chemotaxis protein, with the translated sequence MSIKRRIWALPVISAIIFGLGVAVSASISTRALNSIQMTENVDFPALSAAKGLAGDIQAVTDGLRDAVSEGDKARVTQIGEQANKVRARLADIGKLEGMQDSAARLGKDFDDYYAPALSAAKIMLDLEQGDPQAVVGRMQKALTTLNGDVAKFTELTQRQFKDGLASSATSVRRVLTATILTALIVIATLAIVSWFVVRTIWQQLGGEPEYARDITRAVAAGDLSMEIRTDADDHASLLAALKDMRARLSGMVADIKTSAETISTASSEIASGNADLASRTESQAGSLEHTTRAMESLTDTVRANAASAGQANQLVMSASEVATRGGQVVGNVVATMGAINDSAKQIVEIISVIDGIAFQTNILALNAAVEAARAGEQGRGFAVVASEVRSLAQRSAAAAKEIKQLIGDSVSKINAGTVLVDEAGSTMEQIVTSVRTVHDIMAEIAQASQRQSDGIEQIGRAIGAMDEMTQQNSALVEEASAAAVSLTEQTGQLTEVLAVFKLNHALDAPMLGRPQLSLALAGNAR
- a CDS encoding HlyC/CorC family transporter, whose amino-acid sequence is METVPLWVLILALALLILCSAFFAMAETALMAANKYRLRHMAKRGHRGAVTTLWLLERTDKLLSLVLIANTLINAMATALVTAIAILFFGHEESVITIATAVVAFLLIVFAEISPKIIGATYPERISLGSSRVLKPLMSVAKPAIWFVNLFVNGLLKILRIRGVNAHNQHRLSLEELRSVVLEGGQFIPQKHKSILLNLFDLEKISVEDIMTPRSQVEALNLDAPIEQIKLELTTCYHNKLPVFEGEINKIVGILHVRKAIGLLNESDEISVDHLRALLSEPYFIPEDTGVFEQLQYFQEKKEKLGIIVDEYGEVQGLVTLEDIIEEMIGDFTTSMPGTARGETIGWNAKGECLLEGATPLRDINKKLGLDLPLDGPKTVNGLLLELLQEIPDSPIALKIGQCVIEVVQVQNQAIKVVKLLRPVAVKRWLAA